aataattttcttttggcTGTCCCTTTTCCCTCTACATGAAGGTGATACTAATTTCAATGCGATTATTTTTTCTGTTAAAATTAGGATCTCGTGGTGAAGGTGGCATTCTTAGGAACAGTGAAGGTGAGCGCTTTATGGAACGATATGCCCCAACAGCAAAGGATCTTGCATCAAGAGATGTTGTGTCTAGATCCATGACTATGGAAATTCGGGAGGGTCGTGGCGTTGGTATGAACCTTTTTTCCCATCTAGAATTAAGTAGATGCATTGAACTTTCACACACCTAATAAGGCATCATAACAAATAACTGCACGGGAGGAAactgatttattttttatttttcagaTTTAATATCCTGCTTTGGTACTAAATTGTGGCTTTTAACAGGACCTTTGAAGGACCACATCTATCTTCATTTAAATCACTTACCCCCAGATGTACTGAAGGAGAGGCTTCCGGGTATCTCAGAAACTGCTGCCATTTTTGCTGGCGTTGATGTCACCAAAGAACCCATTCCAGTTTTACCAACCGTGCATTATAATATGGGTGGAATTCCCACGAATCATCATGGAGAGGTATGCATGAAAATGTAACCCTAAACTGCACTTTatgtttttcatttcttcttatcGAAGAATGAAAATGCATCCCTAAAGTTTCAGTATTATGGATCAGTTAGTCTATTAAATACTTTACGGCAAGATTCAACCGGTGTATTTCTGTTAGTTTTATCTGAACAGTGTGTGCAGACAAGACCactaaagattttttttttcttttcttttttatgaatTAATTATTTACAACTAAATGGTTGATGAGTGAAAAAGTTTGGAGTTAAAAAAAATGTCAGGAAGGTTCCCCCTCTTTTTAGAATTTTCAGTGTCCACTATTTTTCTTCCTGCTCTATCTTCACGTGGAAATTTGTTGTTTATCAGGTAGTTACAATTAAGGGAAACGATCCAGATGCCGTTATTCCAGGATTGATGGCTGCTGGGGAGGCAGCTTGTGCCTCGGTTCATGGTGCCAATAGGCTTGGTGCAAATTCACTTTTGGACATTGTTGTCTTTGGACGAGCTTGTGCCAACAGGGTTGCAGAGATTGGTAGACCAGGCAAGTTCGtttgtttgatattttattctttgaaaaaagaaaagaaaggcaacTTAATAATGAACCCAAAACCTAAATCAAcccataataacaataaattccTTTGATTACACTAAATAGTTATATCTGGGCAATTTTCAGGGGCaaagcaaaagccattggaaaaAGATGCTGGTGAGAAGACCATTGCATGGCTAGACAAGTTAAGAAACGCAAATGGTTCACTGCCCACCTCAAAGATTCGTTTGAACATGCAACGAATTATGCAAAACAATGCTGCTGTTTTCCGAACGCAGGAGACCTTGGAAGAAGGTAGCATAACTGAAAAGAGAGTTTTAATTATGACTTTCTTACTGTCTACAACTCGACCTCAATTTCTTCACTTTGTCATTGTTATCTGCTTCTGTAGGTTGCAAACTAATTGACAAGGCCTGGGAGAGTTTCCATGATGTTCAGGTCAAGGACAGGAATTTAATATGGTAATAGGATCATGGTGTTTCTCTGACTtgctttctttatttattataagTATTACCATACTCATAAAGTTCGAGTACTGAATTCTTTCAAGGATTGATCCAAGGTTGTTATTCATCAAACAGGAACACTGATTTGATAGAGACCATTGAATTGGAAAATCTTTTGATAAATGCATGTATTACTATGCACTCTGCTGAAGCCAGGAAAGAGAGCAGAGGAGCACATGCCCGTGAAGATTTCACGGTTAgttttatttctttctattattAATAGTAACACAACACTATATAACTTCAATATATTAACTTTGTAAGCTCCGATTATGCAGAAAAGAGACGATGAGAACTGGATGAAACACACTCTAGGGTAACTCTCGTGTCTGACACTTCAAAATAATTCAAGATTCCCTTTTTAGTGTTATTAAATCCACTTCTTATTCTCAGTCACCTTTTAACATATTGGGGCTTTTGGTCCATCATTGCCCTCAAGCTCAACTAGATTAACTTAAATAAATCTCTGTTACTTATCTATTCCCTTGGCGCATCAATCAATTAACATCTGCTGTATGTTTGTGATTGAATTTGCAGATTCTGGGAAAATGAGAAGGTCAGACTGGACTATAGGCCTGTGCACATGAACACGTTGGACGATGAGGTCGAAACATTCCCTCCCAAGGCTCGTGTATACTGATGATTTTATCATCAAAGCTTCAGGTGATTTAATTTACAATAATGGATGGATGAAGACTACAGTAATATTCACAATAGGTAAGCTATGAGGACGGTAATTATTTAAATTCAGTTGTATCTCCAATTTTAAGCAGGTCGTTTTTATGCTTACAAGTAAATTATATCATTGAGCTCAAGCATAAATTCGATCTGCGGGACAAAGATGCCCTTGTCTTTTTATATATTCTGTCTTGTTCTTTGCCATAGCCTACCACATGATATTACTGATTTGAAAGCAGATGGACGTTTATGAGCTGCAACCATGTATCAAATTCAAGTAGGagatttctctttttttaccCAATAAAGTGTTATGAGGTAAACATTTTCGAGTTTTCCCGAATCTAGTTAATtctttattgaaaattttcattaataGCGACTACAAATATACCAACGATATCGTAGTTGGTTTGTGAAGTATCAATCAATCCTAGTCCTTAATCGTCGGTTCAAGTCCTAACTCATAAGTACCTAAACCCAAATGTCAAACACCAATAGTTTTCAGCACCACTGTTTCTGATTGATTTATAGTTGGATTTATCAAATCTGCCAAGTTGGGGTGTCttgtttatcattttttttcttctgctACAATGATGAGAAAAAATTATCATTTGATTGCATTGATGAATTTAGAAGggggagaaaaaagaaaagaaagaaaggttaTGAGTGGTTTATTTGATCTTATGGAGTGACAGTTTTTCCCACTTTGGGTTTTATATTTTAGTACTAAATTCCAACGAAGTAGTCGTTGCTTCTCTCCTATAGCCATTTCCATTGAAGATTTGACTCGAAATACCAATCCCTTCCACATTATTATGCCTATGGTTTGATGTGAACCACTCATTGATGAGTTGTAGATATTTATGTTGAACCACACGAATCCGAGTCCTTTATGTCACATTAGCGTTCGAGTTTTCTGTGTTATAGATTTGATATGGTTAGTAAAGGCTCAATTGGCTTCATAATATCTCAAGTTCTGTGGATGATCTTTAGCGAGCTTCTCTATAAATTGTTGAGCTTGAGGCAAATTTTTAGAGCtgatttttaattgatttataAAAGTAAATTAATAGATAAAGGCTCGTTTGGATTGATTATGgaattcttttttcttcaaaaatgttgtttttatttgaattcttttgatagatatagtttaaaataGTCTTTGAAAGTGTTTTCAAAGGTAAATAAAGCacctaatttttaaaataatttatttttaaattaaacattacATCGCAATATACCCATTTTTAATGGTGTGATAATTGGGTGTTCAAAATTCTACGGTATGAAATCAAACACTAAATTGATTAAAATTGGTTTCAAATgtcttttaaataattaaaagtactCTGGGAACTAAATAAATCTCAAATTTGGTATAGCTAAAATCGTAGGACGAGATTTCAGATAGTAAAAATGGAAGGTTGATTGTTTTTCTAGAGAATCGACTTCGGAACTCTGTAGAATTGACTGAGTTGATAAATAATCAGTCGAATAGGTTAACAATTATCAATTAggtaaattgaaattgaattgacaaatAACCTATCCTTTGTATCAATCATtattaatctaaacgatcaaattgataattgtttttcaatttttatctACTTCTCTTGTTCATTTGAACTGTCTTGAATCTATTTATGTTTGCCTTTGCATAAACCCAACGTTGTGAACTAAGGGCAATAGAAATGTGCTCGAAGAAAAACATATATACAATTTTAAAGATGAAGTTTTGTATTGACATTTGCAAAGCATCAAACATATAACTTGTTATAAAATTAAGAGATGGTTTGAACTTGCAACTTCAAATcttgaaagttaaaaaaaaaaaaaaaagataaaaggaaaGCAAGATTAGACTATTAAGATTCAAGTCTTAGTTTTGTGTTACAAGTTATCTTTGAACTTCGTTTCTTTGATCTTTAAACTCTTAAAAGTTACTTAATATGTTCGTGTTTAATagtttttatgaaatttttaatAGACACAAATCTAAAAGTTTAAAGACTAAATTTGTAACGTTAAATCAACCCAATGCATGAACACCGAACAGAAGGGCTCCAAAGTTGATTGGAAACCCAAAATTGAAACATCAAGAGTAAagaaagaggagaaaaagaagaatggaGAAAAAAGTTTCTTTAGATAAGGTGTACAAAAGTGGGGTCTTCCTAAATTTAATAACAAA
This region of Cucumis melo cultivar AY chromosome 7, USDA_Cmelo_AY_1.0, whole genome shotgun sequence genomic DNA includes:
- the LOC103494381 gene encoding succinate dehydrogenase [ubiquinone] flavoprotein subunit 1, mitochondrial — protein: MWRCVSRGLRASSSFSTKSPPNDHLRSQFSRFFSADSTAGRSSYTVVDHTYDAVVVGAGGAGLRAAIGLSEHGFNTACITKLFPTRSHTVAAQGGINAALGNMTEDDWRWHMYDTVKGSDWLGDQDAIQYMCREAPKAVIELENYGLPFSRTETGKIYQRAFGGQSLDFGKGGQAYRCACAADRTGHALLHTLYGQAMKHNTQFFVEYFALDLLMNSDGSCQGVIALNMEDGTLHRFRAASTILATGGYGRAYFSATSAHTCTGDGNAMVARAGLPLEDLEFVQFHPTGIYGAGCLITEGSRGEGGILRNSEGERFMERYAPTAKDLASRDVVSRSMTMEIREGRGVGPLKDHIYLHLNHLPPDVLKERLPGISETAAIFAGVDVTKEPIPVLPTVHYNMGGIPTNHHGEVVTIKGNDPDAVIPGLMAAGEAACASVHGANRLGANSLLDIVVFGRACANRVAEIGRPGAKQKPLEKDAGEKTIAWLDKLRNANGSLPTSKIRLNMQRIMQNNAAVFRTQETLEEGCKLIDKAWESFHDVQVKDRNLIWNTDLIETIELENLLINACITMHSAEARKESRGAHAREDFTKRDDENWMKHTLGFWENEKVRLDYRPVHMNTLDDEVETFPPKARVY